From the genome of Bacteroides sp.:
TAGATCGCGTTGGAGGAGGCCAAGCTTATACTGGTTCTCACAAGGCCTGGGTGATCGATACCGGCATTGACCTGGATCACCCCGATCTGAATGTGAATAATGCTTTGAGCGCTACCTTTGTACCCAGGACTTCCTCTGCCAATGATGATAATGGCCATGGTTCACACGTGGCTGGTACCATCGCTGCCATCAACAATACCATTGGAGTGGTAGGTGTTGCTGCTGGTGCAGAAGTCGTTGCCGTGAAGGTCCTTGACCGCCGGGGCAGCGGTGCCTATTCCACCATCATTGCCGGGGTGGACTATGTGTCTGCCAATGCTACATCTGGCGATGTGGCCAATATGAGTCTGGGTGGACCTGCTTATACTGAACTTGACAATGCCGTTCTTGCAGCGGCCGGCAAAGGCATAAAATTTGCCCTGGCTGCCGGAAACGAATCTACGCTTGCCAGTACCAAAAGCCCTGCAAGGGTTAATCATGCTAACGTTTTTACGGTTTCAGCCGTTGGCACGAATGATGCCTGGGCTTATTTCTCAAACTATGGGAATCCCCCGGTGGATTTCGCTGCACCAGGGGTTAGCATTTATTCCTGCTAT
Proteins encoded in this window:
- a CDS encoding S8 family serine peptidase → DRVGGGQAYTGSHKAWVIDTGIDLDHPDLNVNNALSATFVPRTSSANDDNGHGSHVAGTIAAINNTIGVVGVAAGAEVVAVKVLDRRGSGAYSTIIAGVDYVSANATSGDVANMSLGGPAYTELDNAVLAAAGKGIKFALAAGNESTLASTKSPARVNHANVFTVSAVGTNDAWAYFSNYGNPPVDFAAPGVSIYSCYKGGGYTTMSGTSMASPHVAGLLLWGNVGTDGNAVGDPDGNADPIAHK